In one window of Borrelia anserina Es DNA:
- the recA gene encoding recombinase RecA: protein MSKLKDKVEISLDDRLSREKAVELARVQIEKDFGKGSLIKMGESPVGKGIESISSGSILLDEAIGIGGYPKGRIIEIFGPESSGKTTLTLQAIAEVQKNGGIAAFIDAEHALDPVYARALGVNVDELWLSQPDTGEQALEIAEYLIRSGGIDLIIIDSVAALTPQAEIDGEMGDSQIGLQARLMSKALRKITGILSKSNTCIMFINQIRMKIGVMFGNPETTTGGNALKFYSSLRLEVRKIDQVTGTSSDDIVGNKIRVKVVKNKVAPPFRKVELVIYFGKGISREASILDAAIKYNLVQKTGSWYSIGNDKLGQGRENAINYLVREKELTYDLERQLRKIIFEGFNPDSLKVGTNAKQDKE from the coding sequence ATGTCAAAATTAAAAGATAAAGTAGAGATTTCTTTAGATGATAGATTAAGTAGAGAGAAGGCCGTTGAACTTGCTAGGGTTCAGATAGAAAAGGATTTTGGTAAAGGAAGTCTTATTAAAATGGGAGAGTCTCCTGTAGGTAAGGGTATAGAGAGTATATCGAGTGGTTCTATTTTGCTTGATGAGGCAATTGGTATTGGGGGATATCCGAAGGGAAGAATAATAGAAATTTTTGGTCCTGAGTCTTCTGGTAAAACTACTTTAACTCTTCAAGCGATTGCTGAAGTTCAGAAAAATGGTGGAATAGCAGCTTTTATTGATGCTGAACACGCTCTTGATCCTGTTTATGCAAGAGCTCTAGGTGTTAATGTTGATGAGCTTTGGCTTAGTCAACCTGATACAGGGGAACAAGCTCTTGAGATTGCTGAATATTTAATTAGAAGTGGTGGAATTGATTTAATTATTATTGATTCTGTTGCGGCTTTGACGCCACAAGCAGAGATTGATGGCGAGATGGGTGATTCGCAGATTGGGCTTCAAGCAAGGTTAATGAGTAAAGCTTTGAGGAAGATTACTGGCATACTTTCAAAATCTAATACTTGTATCATGTTTATTAATCAAATAAGAATGAAAATAGGTGTAATGTTTGGTAATCCTGAGACTACTACCGGAGGAAATGCTTTGAAGTTTTATTCTTCACTTCGTCTTGAAGTTAGGAAAATTGATCAGGTAACGGGTACTTCTTCGGATGACATTGTTGGTAATAAGATAAGAGTTAAGGTTGTAAAAAATAAAGTAGCGCCTCCTTTTCGTAAAGTAGAGCTTGTGATTTATTTCGGTAAAGGTATTTCACGTGAAGCTAGTATATTGGATGCTGCTATTAAGTATAATTTGGTACAGAAGACAGGTTCTTGGTATTCTATAGGAAATGATAAGTTAGGTCAAGGTAGAGAGAATGCTATTAATTATCTTGTTAGAGAAAAAGAGCTTACTTATGATCTTGAGCGTCAACTTAGAAAGATAATTTTTGAAGGATTTAATCCAGATTCTCTTAAAGTTGGTACGAATGCTAAGCAGGATAAAGAATAA
- the greA gene encoding transcription elongation factor GreA, with protein MSNITMERLDNILQEDKWTRIVVNNYSLAKIKELDELIGSIISENLTEEALDICGKHLKDIKKSIAGLYISGMLIYSRRPLNDMSLLTVVDLFSQNLKWSLVEHICNKMLLTSENKHALYTLAKIYAQNNENDKLPAIWMRIVEADVDDTVFVRQLATHYENIDLQKSIYFFRKAIYRFIDKKQMSGIREIWSKLIKYVSDDFDSFLLILQKVEKELGFKKVVVLYEDLYEHYSLSGNIDETIEILKGILKLDNKNQKARENLVLFLREKYKDVKNIEEYLEKSDIENLDKNFFDVYSDFEKYLFFAKGNFVYHQTWFVGIVKDVNEQGIVVDFVSKRGHFISFDMAMSALTPLEKDDIRVLKAIKPKEELVENLKRDVEWALKIIIKSYKSIDLKGIKRELVPSLMSQSTWNSWSIKAKQILKDNPHFVMASEKVDYYIYNERASNFNEKIYDKFKVEKDFYKRYEIFMHYCTTSGVERDLHVEEEMLNYFLIYVNNFTKIDHYVISSYVILKALKNSEIGVAFKINLEKDINLEVLFKEYSKNIVDLFASILNAEIKKELVSLIKEELVDWVAYYKQLFPCYVNKKLIDSLYKEDIKETEQLFNYIIKNYKVYRDAYIWILKHYTSYSLSLDYSDSELLVNVIKILTDSVIKINNKNNSVANKRIYKMVINLLIKDEYLSIVLSKVMDEELAKRIYMTCFYIRDFPPKDLLHIKTSIRTVFSNIEFEDEKMQFSGDKVEIGFLTILSSLSKKQKELQYLKDVEIPENSKEIGKARELGDLKENAEYHSAKERQQFLTKRLNALMLEIDIAKVVDTKELQSSVVGFGTKVTMINKITDSEESYLIFGPWESNPDEGIISYKSPFGENLLDAKEGDELDFVINDTHFQYYVKKIESAKINEKE; from the coding sequence ATGTCTAATATTACTATGGAAAGATTAGATAATATCTTGCAAGAGGATAAATGGACAAGGATAGTTGTTAATAATTATTCTCTTGCTAAGATAAAGGAATTGGATGAGTTAATAGGTAGTATAATTTCTGAAAATTTAACAGAAGAGGCTTTGGATATTTGTGGTAAGCATTTAAAAGACATAAAGAAGAGTATTGCTGGTCTTTATATTTCAGGCATGCTTATATATAGTAGGCGGCCGCTTAATGATATGAGTTTACTTACAGTTGTAGACTTATTTTCTCAGAACTTGAAGTGGTCTCTTGTTGAGCATATATGTAACAAGATGCTTTTAACTTCTGAAAATAAGCATGCACTTTATACGCTTGCAAAGATATATGCGCAGAATAATGAGAATGATAAGCTTCCAGCTATTTGGATGCGCATTGTTGAAGCTGATGTTGATGATACTGTATTTGTAAGGCAACTTGCTACGCATTATGAGAATATTGATTTACAGAAATCAATATATTTTTTTAGAAAAGCTATTTACCGTTTTATTGATAAAAAACAAATGTCAGGTATTAGAGAGATATGGTCTAAGTTGATCAAGTATGTCTCTGATGATTTTGATTCTTTTCTTCTTATACTGCAGAAAGTTGAGAAAGAACTTGGCTTTAAAAAGGTTGTTGTTCTTTATGAGGATTTATATGAACATTATTCTTTGAGCGGAAATATCGATGAAACAATAGAAATTTTGAAGGGCATTTTAAAGCTTGATAATAAAAACCAGAAAGCAAGAGAAAATTTAGTTCTTTTCTTGAGGGAAAAATATAAGGATGTTAAAAATATTGAGGAGTATCTTGAAAAATCTGACATTGAGAATCTTGACAAAAATTTTTTTGATGTTTATTCTGACTTTGAGAAATATTTATTTTTTGCTAAAGGTAATTTTGTATATCATCAAACCTGGTTTGTAGGAATAGTGAAAGATGTAAATGAACAAGGTATTGTGGTTGATTTTGTTTCTAAGCGGGGGCATTTTATTAGTTTTGATATGGCTATGTCTGCTTTAACTCCTCTTGAAAAGGATGATATTCGAGTTTTAAAAGCAATTAAGCCAAAAGAGGAGCTTGTAGAAAATCTGAAGAGAGATGTTGAATGGGCCTTAAAGATAATTATTAAGAGCTATAAGTCAATTGATCTTAAAGGAATAAAAAGAGAACTTGTCCCAAGTTTAATGTCTCAGAGTACATGGAATTCTTGGAGTATAAAAGCTAAGCAAATTCTAAAAGATAATCCCCATTTTGTTATGGCATCTGAAAAAGTTGATTATTATATATATAATGAAAGAGCTTCCAACTTTAATGAAAAAATTTATGATAAATTTAAAGTAGAAAAGGACTTTTATAAAAGATATGAAATTTTTATGCACTATTGTACCACTAGTGGTGTTGAGAGGGATTTACATGTTGAAGAAGAAATGCTTAATTATTTTTTGATTTATGTTAATAATTTTACAAAGATCGATCATTATGTTATCAGTTCTTATGTGATACTTAAAGCTTTAAAAAACTCTGAGATTGGAGTTGCTTTTAAGATTAATCTTGAAAAAGATATTAATTTGGAGGTTCTCTTTAAGGAATATTCCAAGAATATAGTTGATCTTTTTGCTTCAATCTTGAATGCAGAGATTAAAAAAGAGTTGGTATCCTTAATTAAGGAAGAGTTGGTTGATTGGGTTGCTTATTATAAGCAGCTTTTTCCTTGTTATGTTAACAAGAAGTTGATCGATTCTCTTTATAAAGAAGATATAAAAGAAACTGAACAACTTTTTAATTATATTATAAAGAATTATAAAGTCTATAGGGATGCTTATATTTGGATTTTAAAGCATTATACTTCTTATTCACTTAGTTTAGATTATTCTGATTCAGAGTTGTTGGTAAATGTGATTAAGATTTTAACAGATAGTGTTATTAAGATTAATAATAAAAATAATTCTGTTGCTAATAAAAGAATTTATAAAATGGTGATTAATCTTCTAATAAAGGATGAATATCTTAGTATCGTTTTAAGTAAGGTCATGGATGAAGAGCTTGCTAAAAGGATATATATGACTTGTTTTTATATAAGAGATTTTCCTCCAAAGGATCTTTTGCACATTAAAACTTCAATAAGAACTGTGTTTAGTAATATTGAATTTGAAGATGAAAAGATGCAATTCTCGGGGGATAAAGTTGAAATAGGATTTTTAACTATTTTAAGTTCTCTTAGTAAAAAGCAAAAAGAGTTGCAGTACTTAAAAGATGTAGAAATACCAGAGAATTCTAAAGAAATTGGTAAAGCCCGTGAGCTTGGTGATTTAAAAGAAAATGCAGAATATCATTCTGCAAAGGAACGACAGCAATTCTTAACAAAGAGGTTAAATGCTCTTATGTTGGAGATAGATATTGCAAAAGTTGTTGATACTAAAGAACTTCAAAGTTCTGTTGTTGGGTTTGGAACAAAAGTTACTATGATTAATAAGATTACAGATAGTGAAGAATCTTATTTGATATTTGGACCTTGGGAATCAAACCCTGATGAAGGTATTATATCTTATAAATCTCCTTTTGGAGAGAATTTATTGGATGCAAAAGAAGGTGATGAGCTTGATTTTGTGATCAATGATACTCATTTTCAATATTATGTTAAAAAGATAGAATCTGCCAAGATTAATGAGAAAGAGTGA
- a CDS encoding tetratricopeptide repeat protein produces MSSEKIAELIKDIYLSFRKGDFKVALMKSEEAHSLDFDNIEILTALKSSVYWNGQIESLDRIDKDYEKAEFLVREWNNFARRYLKKMNFDFIQGRNSIKYFVFQLCLDIYKNIYKLQPENLDILVKIAKSYKGVGNYDRAIAVFLRILGDAKDNADVVAELADSYALIDEIKEAKVLFREAFFINPQRIDIDALESEMILKLIEAIKSDRNISDTLVKEWIPVYGALNGVFNIKRELRPIELGHLKQSVYSLRNELKEKSYRSINESILLPRLINKYFWLIDHYVRIKEDRVRIDEILSYIKEIDIGIYQQYVN; encoded by the coding sequence GTGTCATCAGAAAAAATCGCGGAATTAATCAAGGACATTTATTTAAGCTTCAGGAAGGGTGATTTTAAGGTAGCTTTAATGAAATCAGAAGAAGCACATTCTCTTGATTTTGATAATATTGAGATTTTGACGGCTCTAAAAAGCTCTGTATATTGGAATGGTCAAATTGAGAGTCTTGATCGGATAGATAAAGATTATGAGAAAGCTGAATTTTTAGTAAGAGAATGGAATAATTTTGCTAGAAGATATTTAAAAAAGATGAATTTTGATTTTATACAAGGTCGTAATTCGATTAAGTATTTTGTATTTCAGTTATGTTTAGATATATATAAAAATATATATAAATTACAACCAGAAAATTTAGATATTTTAGTAAAAATTGCTAAGTCTTACAAGGGAGTGGGGAATTATGATAGAGCTATAGCTGTTTTTTTGCGGATATTAGGAGATGCAAAAGACAATGCAGATGTAGTTGCTGAGCTTGCCGATTCTTATGCCCTTATTGATGAGATTAAGGAGGCTAAGGTATTATTTAGAGAGGCTTTTTTTATTAATCCCCAAAGGATAGATATAGATGCTCTTGAATCTGAGATGATACTTAAGTTGATAGAAGCTATTAAGAGTGACAGGAATATTTCCGATACTCTTGTTAAAGAGTGGATACCTGTTTATGGGGCACTCAATGGTGTTTTTAATATAAAAAGAGAATTAAGGCCTATTGAGCTTGGTCATTTAAAGCAATCTGTTTATAGTTTGCGTAATGAGCTTAAGGAGAAATCTTATAGGTCAATCAATGAGAGCATATTGCTTCCAAGACTTATTAATAAGTATTTTTGGCTTATTGATCATTATGTAAGGATAAAAGAAGATCGTGTTCGAATTGATGAAATTTTATCTTATATTAAAGAAATAGATATAGGAATATATCAGCAATATGTTAATTAG
- a CDS encoding tetratricopeptide repeat protein has product MEPNKLINKSIRYYNSHRYSDVVKLLEKEIFFYKNYYFYHYILGMSYLRMGNLGNAQTYLKKAYTLNPTEPDVKQSIAILFAAQNKEDKAIQIWLKMIEENQEIKRSELSLETIRKNPIQGALFLNRNKIYDKIFPEIKVKTGKNLSKLIKILLTLAILSFLLISTFLLIHSKETIKVTSNNSQAKEKKAINNIAAYIDDIKINNKEKIENHEGQFVFILTGTEIKNSFQKIKTYLKKGKDNFARIEINKILNSNASESIKLKAKNLASFISRPDFLTFNDHIILKEIKKNPLIYSNVYVKWEGIVNNIEKKNNIACFDFYVGYNKNSLEGIITTKTTFDIDINFKDCVEILGQIEYDYDKNILTLNAITIRKIEKQKN; this is encoded by the coding sequence ATAGAACCTAATAAGCTTATAAATAAATCTATTCGCTATTATAACTCTCACAGATACTCAGATGTAGTAAAACTTCTAGAAAAGGAAATTTTTTTTTATAAGAATTACTATTTCTATCATTATATTCTAGGAATGTCTTATCTTCGAATGGGAAACCTAGGAAATGCTCAGACATATCTAAAAAAAGCTTATACTCTAAATCCAACAGAACCAGATGTCAAACAATCAATCGCAATATTATTTGCAGCTCAAAACAAAGAAGATAAGGCCATACAGATATGGCTTAAAATGATAGAAGAAAATCAAGAAATAAAACGATCAGAACTTTCCCTAGAAACCATTCGAAAAAATCCTATCCAAGGAGCTCTATTCTTAAATAGAAACAAAATATATGATAAGATATTCCCAGAAATTAAAGTCAAAACAGGAAAAAATTTATCTAAACTAATAAAAATATTATTAACATTAGCAATTCTTTCATTCTTATTGATATCAACATTTTTACTTATACATTCCAAAGAAACAATTAAGGTAACATCAAACAACTCTCAAGCAAAAGAAAAAAAAGCTATTAACAACATAGCAGCATACATTGACGATATTAAAATAAATAACAAAGAAAAGATTGAAAACCATGAGGGACAATTCGTATTTATACTCACTGGAACTGAAATCAAAAATTCATTTCAAAAAATAAAAACCTACCTGAAAAAAGGCAAAGACAATTTTGCAAGGATTGAAATAAATAAGATATTAAATTCAAATGCATCAGAATCAATTAAACTTAAAGCTAAAAATCTTGCAAGTTTCATCTCAAGGCCAGACTTTCTCACATTCAACGATCATATAATCTTAAAAGAAATTAAAAAAAATCCACTAATATATTCAAATGTATATGTCAAATGGGAAGGCATTGTAAATAACATCGAAAAGAAAAATAACATAGCCTGCTTTGACTTTTATGTAGGATATAACAAAAATTCTCTTGAAGGCATAATAACAACAAAAACGACTTTTGACATTGATATTAACTTTAAAGATTGCGTTGAAATATTAGGACAAATAGAATATGACTATGACAAAAATATACTAACTCTAAATGCAATCACAATCCGAAAAATAGAAAAACAAAAGAACTAA
- the hisS gene encoding histidine--tRNA ligase yields MDIKTLKGFRDYLPKEALIRTHVIKQIYSVLFSYNFDLIDTPILEYSEFLFRKGGDDVEKQIYRFNDNGDRDISMRFDLTVPFARFMATNRSKLKFPFRRSQLGKVFRGENTQRGRYREFMQFDFDIVGEDTFRSDAEILSIVYRGLEEIFLNFIEGINRKFVIHFSHIGILNAYIDQLGLKDKAIFILRNIDKLDKIGIESVRENLLSQLSEEHVELILAFINLEGTFWDKLEALKGILGHNDAIKRIGDIFVHLGTLGIQDAFNFNLKVVRGLDYYTGLVFEAEMMGINMGSICSGGRYDNLLSLFSSSLQKVSGVGGSFGIDRIRDIIEIEKFNYVKLFVVKASSRVLIVNIDDNLQDYYYKLADKFRRHDYSKVSNIACEVYPKSKDGKNIKTQIEYALDKSIRFLIFVGQEEYREDKLKVRDLTKKEELLLSFDEAIKFIKGNDKFLYTPF; encoded by the coding sequence GTGGATATTAAAACTTTAAAAGGTTTTAGGGATTATTTACCAAAAGAAGCGTTAATTCGTACCCATGTTATAAAACAGATATATAGTGTTCTTTTTTCGTATAATTTTGATTTGATAGATACTCCTATCCTTGAGTATTCTGAATTTCTTTTCAGAAAAGGTGGGGACGATGTAGAGAAACAGATTTATCGGTTTAATGATAATGGAGATAGAGATATTTCTATGCGTTTTGATTTAACGGTTCCTTTTGCAAGATTTATGGCTACTAATAGGTCTAAGCTTAAATTTCCTTTTAGAAGATCTCAGCTAGGAAAAGTATTTAGGGGAGAGAATACTCAGAGGGGTAGGTATAGAGAGTTTATGCAATTTGATTTTGATATAGTAGGTGAGGATACTTTTCGTAGTGATGCTGAGATTTTGTCTATTGTATATCGTGGACTTGAAGAGATTTTTTTAAATTTTATAGAAGGTATTAATAGAAAGTTTGTTATTCATTTTTCTCATATTGGTATATTGAATGCTTATATTGATCAGTTGGGATTAAAGGATAAAGCCATTTTTATTTTGAGAAATATAGATAAATTAGATAAAATAGGCATTGAAAGTGTAAGAGAAAATTTGCTTTCACAATTAAGCGAAGAACATGTTGAGTTAATATTGGCATTTATCAATTTAGAAGGAACTTTTTGGGATAAATTGGAGGCCTTAAAAGGTATCTTGGGACATAATGATGCTATTAAGAGAATTGGAGATATTTTTGTACATCTGGGTACATTAGGGATTCAAGATGCTTTTAATTTTAATCTTAAGGTAGTTCGTGGACTTGATTATTATACCGGACTTGTATTTGAGGCTGAGATGATGGGCATTAATATGGGGAGTATTTGTAGTGGTGGGAGATATGATAATTTATTATCCTTATTTTCTAGCTCTTTGCAGAAAGTTTCAGGAGTAGGGGGATCTTTTGGTATTGATAGGATTCGGGATATAATTGAAATTGAAAAATTTAATTATGTTAAATTGTTTGTGGTTAAAGCTAGTTCTAGAGTATTAATTGTCAATATAGATGATAATTTACAAGATTATTATTATAAGCTTGCAGATAAATTTAGGAGACATGATTATTCCAAGGTAAGTAACATTGCTTGTGAGGTATATCCTAAGAGTAAAGATGGTAAAAATATTAAAACTCAAATAGAATATGCTCTTGATAAATCTATAAGATTTTTGATTTTTGTAGGTCAGGAGGAATATAGAGAGGACAAATTGAAGGTAAGGGACCTGACTAAAAAGGAGGAATTGTTATTATCTTTTGATGAGGCTATCAAATTTATTAAGGGTAATGACAAATTTTTATATACACCTTTTTAA
- a CDS encoding penicillin-binding transpeptidase domain-containing protein: protein MHKKSNSKLRLNFIFTIFLLITLLTIYKYFMLMSSKDIQYFSQNINHISKRGNIYDRNGKIIAFSSKSHSVGTNPNKIKNIVNTSETLGAILKIEPQILKKKLSSKKGFIYIKRKITREESELIKRIQSEGRLKDIILYPDYTRIYPFKELTSNITGFVGTDNIGLTGIELSLNTLLNEDLTKQKSINEKLSTNNIYLTIDIDLQKSINQIAKKYFKENNPENMITIVMDAKNGEILSMLQFPQYDANYYSKYPKEIWNNFATSLTYEPGSINKIFTVAILLDSGLLKLNEKFLDNGIYQKKFKSGEIVTIKTLNPPYDYIDSSGILIYSSNVGIAYITDKVSNEYFYNKLIDFGFGERVGFPFPGETKGLLTHYSKWSGRSKATIGFGQEIGVSAIQILQAASVLSNNGIMLKPKIIKRISDEMENTIQELPNEEIKRVISNRTAKEVLKIMKEVVNKGGIPKLKMKHLNISAKSGTSQVIDKNTGKYSDKDYTSSILVIYPTENPQYIIYIVYRYPKKIIYGTRIAAPMAREIIELIEHRKNKNKYNEIKISSKIRIPKPTIKRESMESLPNLIGLSKRDLMKILKNYKKKKIKIKGNGFVYKQSKQPNTKLKDIDELEIFLK, encoded by the coding sequence ATGCATAAAAAGTCTAATAGTAAACTAAGATTAAATTTCATTTTTACAATTTTCTTATTAATAACGCTATTGACAATCTATAAATATTTCATGCTCATGTCTTCAAAAGACATACAATATTTCTCTCAAAATATAAATCACATTTCAAAAAGAGGCAACATTTATGACAGAAATGGTAAAATAATAGCCTTTTCTTCAAAATCACATTCAGTAGGCACAAACCCAAATAAAATAAAAAATATTGTAAATACATCAGAAACCCTTGGTGCAATACTGAAAATTGAACCTCAAATACTTAAAAAAAAACTGTCCTCTAAAAAAGGATTCATATATATAAAAAGAAAAATAACAAGAGAAGAATCTGAATTAATTAAAAGAATTCAATCAGAAGGAAGATTAAAAGACATCATACTTTATCCGGACTACACAAGAATTTATCCATTTAAAGAATTGACAAGCAATATTACAGGATTTGTCGGAACAGATAACATCGGACTTACAGGAATTGAGCTTTCTCTAAATACCTTACTAAATGAAGATCTTACAAAACAAAAATCTATAAATGAAAAACTAAGCACAAACAACATATATCTGACCATAGACATAGATCTTCAAAAAAGTATAAACCAAATAGCAAAAAAATACTTCAAAGAAAACAATCCTGAAAACATGATCACCATAGTAATGGATGCTAAGAATGGAGAAATTTTATCAATGCTTCAATTTCCACAATATGATGCTAATTACTACTCAAAATATCCTAAAGAAATATGGAACAATTTTGCCACTTCATTAACCTATGAACCTGGTAGTATTAATAAAATTTTTACAGTAGCCATCCTATTAGATAGTGGATTATTAAAATTAAATGAAAAATTTTTAGATAACGGCATATACCAAAAAAAATTTAAATCTGGAGAAATAGTTACAATCAAAACTTTAAATCCCCCTTATGACTACATTGATTCTAGTGGGATCCTAATCTATTCATCAAACGTAGGAATAGCTTACATTACAGATAAGGTAAGTAATGAATATTTCTATAACAAATTAATAGACTTTGGTTTTGGAGAAAGGGTCGGATTTCCTTTCCCCGGAGAAACAAAAGGCCTCTTAACACATTATTCAAAATGGTCAGGAAGAAGTAAAGCCACAATAGGATTTGGACAAGAAATAGGTGTATCTGCAATTCAAATACTACAAGCTGCTAGCGTATTAAGTAATAACGGAATTATGTTAAAACCCAAAATCATAAAAAGAATAAGCGATGAAATGGAAAATACAATCCAAGAACTCCCAAATGAAGAAATTAAAAGAGTAATATCTAATCGCACAGCAAAAGAAGTTTTAAAAATAATGAAAGAAGTCGTAAATAAAGGAGGAATACCAAAACTTAAAATGAAACACCTAAACATCTCAGCGAAAAGTGGAACTTCTCAAGTAATTGATAAAAACACAGGCAAATACTCAGACAAAGATTACACTTCCTCAATACTAGTAATATATCCTACAGAAAATCCACAATACATTATATATATAGTATACAGATATCCTAAAAAGATAATATATGGAACAAGAATTGCTGCACCCATGGCAAGAGAAATAATAGAACTAATTGAACATCGAAAAAATAAAAATAAGTATAATGAAATTAAAATTTCTTCAAAAATTAGAATACCAAAACCCACAATAAAACGTGAATCAATGGAATCCCTACCAAATCTTATAGGACTTTCCAAAAGGGATTTAATGAAAATTCTAAAAAACTATAAAAAGAAAAAAATAAAGATAAAAGGAAATGGCTTTGTCTATAAACAATCTAAACAACCTAACACAAAATTAAAAGATATAGATGAACTTGAAATATTCTTAAAATAA